The Pseudodesulfovibrio sp. zrk46 genome contains a region encoding:
- a CDS encoding AAA family ATPase: MSEILKELQTLQPAEHDAGEVFSGKKSKRTVRGFASASSFTPDLNPEYLFHDSSRDAVVWFMDSSDPLYVFGPAGSGKTSLIKQLSAKLNYPVFDITGHGRLEFPDMVGHLTVEDSNMTFQYGPLALAMKFGGLFLLNEIDLLDPATAAGLNGILDGDPLCIPENGGEVIKPHQLFRFAATANTNGGTDETGLYQGTLRQNLAFMDRFWLCEIGYPSPKAERELLHRKAPGLPKDIRTKMVEFANEVRKLFMGEADGNFRDTIEVTFSTRTLIRWADLTVRFQPLARQGIQPVTYALDRALAYRATPETRTVLHELAQRIFPQQKENES, translated from the coding sequence AATTCTCAAAGAGTTGCAGACACTGCAGCCTGCCGAACATGATGCCGGTGAAGTCTTCAGCGGCAAGAAGTCCAAGCGTACTGTGCGCGGCTTTGCATCGGCATCCTCATTCACCCCTGACCTTAACCCCGAGTACCTGTTCCACGATTCCAGCCGTGATGCCGTTGTCTGGTTCATGGATTCATCCGATCCGCTGTACGTCTTTGGCCCCGCAGGAAGTGGAAAGACAAGTCTCATCAAACAGCTTTCTGCCAAGCTCAATTACCCTGTGTTCGATATCACCGGTCATGGGCGATTGGAGTTCCCGGATATGGTCGGCCATCTGACTGTTGAAGATTCAAATATGACGTTTCAATACGGCCCCCTTGCGCTCGCCATGAAGTTCGGTGGGTTGTTCCTGCTGAATGAAATCGACCTGCTCGATCCGGCAACGGCAGCAGGGCTGAACGGTATTCTCGACGGGGACCCATTGTGCATTCCTGAGAACGGTGGCGAGGTCATCAAGCCCCATCAGTTGTTCCGGTTTGCGGCAACAGCCAATACTAACGGCGGGACGGACGAAACTGGTCTGTACCAAGGGACATTAAGGCAAAATCTAGCCTTCATGGACCGCTTCTGGCTCTGCGAGATCGGCTACCCCAGCCCCAAGGCTGAAAGGGAGTTGCTGCACCGCAAGGCTCCCGGTTTGCCGAAGGATATTCGCACGAAGATGGTCGAGTTTGCCAATGAGGTGCGCAAACTGTTCATGGGCGAAGCTGACGGAAACTTCCGCGACACCATTGAGGTGACGTTCTCGACTCGCACTCTTATTCGCTGGGCGGATCTGACCGTTCGATTTCAACCGCTAGCCCGACAGGGCATCCAACCCGTGACTTATGCGCTTGATCGCGCTCTTGCCTATCGCGCCACACCGGAAACCCGGACGGTGTTGCACGAGCTCGCGCAACGCATCTTCCCGCAACAGAAGGAGAATGAATCATGA
- a CDS encoding DUF3150 domain-containing protein — protein sequence MINTDITVLDNLIALNLDVNIWTARKKLTPADFGGAELPPEELASLGSKKICDPKELRIFGTLKARAVNLLDRTGVRFLGGWGIPEEKADEIVAELTTIRADFLNAKAQFLSRYDEAVKDWIVQHPGWESLIGTSSVSADYVRSRIDFKWQFFKLVPPTDNVVGHGLQHEVSELGDTLFDEVAKAASDTWKRCFEGKDKVTHKALSPLRSIHNKLAGLTFVEPRVVPVVDLLDTAFNRMPKRGYIQGSALVMLQGVVSLLRDPATLVAHGQKILDGQDTADILSGLVAETISILPQETPTVTIEFVPESVQHQIDSHGLW from the coding sequence ATGATAAATACGGATATAACCGTTCTCGACAACCTGATAGCCCTGAATCTCGATGTGAACATCTGGACGGCACGCAAAAAGCTGACGCCTGCGGACTTCGGTGGCGCTGAACTTCCGCCTGAAGAGCTTGCCTCGCTTGGTAGCAAGAAAATATGCGACCCCAAGGAACTGCGGATCTTCGGCACGCTCAAGGCCCGCGCCGTGAACCTGCTGGATCGGACCGGCGTTCGCTTTCTAGGCGGCTGGGGCATCCCGGAAGAAAAGGCCGATGAAATCGTGGCCGAGTTGACCACCATTCGGGCCGACTTCTTGAATGCAAAGGCACAATTCCTCAGCAGGTATGATGAAGCTGTCAAAGACTGGATTGTTCAACATCCCGGCTGGGAAAGCCTGATTGGAACCTCTTCAGTGAGCGCGGATTACGTTCGCAGCCGCATTGATTTCAAGTGGCAATTCTTCAAGCTTGTCCCTCCCACAGACAATGTGGTTGGGCATGGCCTGCAGCACGAAGTGAGTGAACTGGGCGACACCTTGTTTGACGAGGTTGCTAAGGCTGCCAGCGACACATGGAAACGTTGCTTTGAGGGCAAAGACAAGGTGACACACAAGGCGCTTTCCCCTCTTCGGTCCATCCATAACAAGCTCGCAGGGTTGACCTTTGTTGAGCCCCGTGTCGTTCCGGTGGTTGATCTGTTGGATACGGCCTTTAACCGGATGCCGAAGCGGGGTTATATTCAGGGCAGTGCGCTGGTCATGCTTCAGGGGGTTGTCTCGCTGCTTCGCGACCCCGCAACGCTCGTTGCGCATGGTCAGAAGATCCTGGATGGACAGGATACAGCCGACATCCTGTCTGGCCTAGTTGCAGAGACGATTTCGATTTTGCCGCAGGAAACTCCTACGGTCACAATAGAGTTCGTTCCTGAGTCGGTGCAGCATCAGATCGACAGTCATGGGTTGTGGTGA